The Flavobacterium sp. 140616W15 sequence GCTCAACACGGAAGTTTTCAATTGCGTATTTTACATTTTTTACCGGAGTAAAAATTGAATCTGTAAAAATAGTTCCAATTGCAGCATTCTGTTTTTTGTTCTCCTCAGCAGGAACGTATCCTCTACCTTTTTCGATCGTTAAATCGAAATTCAGTTTAATTTTACTATCTAAATTACAGATAACAAGGTCTGGATTCAGTACTTGGAAACCTGAAATAAATTTTTGAAAATCACCTGCTGTTAATTGATCTTTACCAGAAACAGAAATAGTAACTGATTCATTATCGATATCTTCAATTTGGCGTTTGAAACGAACTTGTTTAAGATTAAGGATAATTTCGGTAACATCTTCAACAACACCTGAGATAGTAGAAAACTCATGATCTACACCTTCAATGCGAACGGATGTAATTGCATAACCTTCTAATGCTGAAAGCAAAACTCTTCTAAGTGCATTACCAACAGTCAATCCATAACCAGGTTCTAAAGGTCTAAATTCGAATTTACCTTCAAAATCGGTTGAATCGATCATGATAACTTTATCGGGCTTTTGAAAATTAAATATTGCCATAAATTTCGACTAAGTCAATTATTATTTGTTGTACAACTCTACGATTAATTGTTCTTTAATGTTTTCTGGAATTTGAAGTCTCGCAGGTACAGAAACAAAAGTCCCTTCTTTAAGATCATTATTCCAAGTAATCCATTCATAAACATGACTTGAATTAGATAAAGAACGTTCGATAGCTTCTAAAGATTTAGATTTTTCACGAACAGCAACTTTATCACCAGGCTTAAGGTGGTAAGAAGGAATATTAACAACTTCACCGTTTACTGTAACGTGTCTGTGAGATACGATTTGACGTGCACCTCTTCTAGAAGGAGCAATACCCATTCTAAAAACTACATTATCAAGTCTTGCTTCACATAATTGTAATAAAACCTCACCAGTAACTCCTTTAGTAGCTGATGCTTTTTCGAATAAATTTCTGAATTGTTTTTCTAAAATTCCGTAAGAATATTTAGCTTTTTGCTTCTCCATTAACTGAACAGCATACTCAGATTTTTTTCCTCTTTTTTTAGCCATCCCGTGTTGTCCAGGTGGGTAATTTCTTTTTTCGAAAGATTTGTCATCTCCGAAGATTGCTTCGCCAAATTTACGAGCGATTCTTGTGCTTGGACCAGTATATCTTGCCATTTTAAATTGTTTAAGATTGAGATTATGAATTCAGGTCTTATCCTTCGATAATCTATTTTCAATCTAGGTTATACTATATTTTTTGAGTATTAAACTCTACGTCTTTTAGGAGGACGACATCCGTTGTGAGGCATTGGAGTAACATCGATAATCTCTGTAACTTCAATTCCACCGTTATGAATAGAACGGATAGCAGACTCACGTCCGTTTCCTGGTCCTTTTACATAAACTTTAACTTTTTTAAGTCCTGCCTCAAGAGCTACTTTACTACAATCTTCTGCTGCCATTTGAGCTGCGTACGGAGTATTCTTTTTAGAACCTCTGAAACCCATCTTACCAGCTGAAGACCAAGAAATAACTTCACCTTTCTTATTAGTCAAAGAAATGATAATGTTGTTGAAAGTGGCAGAAATATGAGCTTCACCCGTTGATTCAACGATAACTTTACGTTTTTTTGCAGTTGCTTTAGCCATATTACTTATTATTTAGTTGCTTTTTTCTTGTTAGCAACAGTTTTTCTTTTACCTTTTCTTGTTCTAGAGTTGTTTTTAGTTCTTTGTCCTCTTAATGGAAGACCAGATCTATGACGGATACCTCTATAACAACCAATATCCATTAAACGTTTGATGTTTAAAGAAACTTCAGAACGTAATTCTCCTTCAATTTTAAAAGATGATACTGCTTCACGAATTGCTCCGATCTCATCATCATTCCACTCTTGAACTTTTTTATCTTGGCTTACTTGAGCTTTTTCTAAAATCTCAATAGCTCTACTTCTCCCTAATCCAAAGATATAGGTAAGTGCTATAACACCTCTCTTATTTTTTGGGATATCTACCCCTGCTATTCTTGCCATAATTATCCTTGTCTTTGTTTAAATCTAGGATTCTTTTTGTTTATTACGTACAATCTCCCTTTTCTACGCACAATGATGCACTCGGGACTTCTCTTTTTTACTGATGCTCTAACTTTCATAGTGAATATCCTTTAATATCTATAAGTAATTCTTGCTTTTGACAAGTCGTAAGGGCTCATTTCTAGTTTCACTTTATCACCAGGTAATAATTTGATGTAATGCATACGCATTTTTCCAGAAATATGAGCAATTACAATATGTCCATTTTCTAATTCTACACGGAACATCGCATTTGATAATGCTTCAATGATTGATCCGTCTTGTTCTATTGCTGATTGTTTTGCCATATAAAAATTAAGCTACTGCTTTTCTATTTTTACCAGTCTTCATTAAACCATCATAATGTTTGTTTAACAAGTATGAATTGATTTGTTGAATAGTATCTATTGCAACACCAACCATAATTATTAACGAGGTACCTCCAAAAAACATTGCCCAAGATTGTTGTACATCCATAAAACTTACAACAATGGCTGGGAACACAGCAATCAAAGCAAGGAATAAAGATCCTGGGAAAGTTATTAAAGACATTACTTTATCAAGAAAATCTGAAGTTTCAACTCCTGGTCTAACACCTGGAATAAAACCACCACTTCTCTTTAAGTCATCAGACATCTTATTAGTAGGTACTGTGATCGCAGTATAAAAGAAAGTAAATACAACAATTAAAGTTGCAAACACAAAGTTATACCAGAATCCAAACATATTACTAAAAGTACCTACAATTGATTGTGATGCGTCTGATTTTGATAATCCAGCTACAGCCGCAGGAATAAACATAATTGCTTGAGCAAAAATAATCGGCATAACCCCAGAAGCATTAAGCTTAAGTGGAATCCATTGTCTATTTCCTCCCATCAAATCTTGCTCATAATCACCTGAAGTTGTACGACGAGCGTATTGTACAGGGATTTTACGAACTGCCATAATTAACAGTACACAAGAAATGATTACTAATAACCAAATAATAATTTCAATAACTAATAACATTGGTCCTCCATTGTTATTGGTAACTCTGGTTGTAAATTCTTGAATAAAAGCTTGTGGAAAACGAGCTAATATACCAACCATAATCAACAATGAAATTCCATTTCCAATACCTTTATCTGTAATTTTCTCTCCTAACCACATGGCAAAAATTGTACCTGTAACCAAAATTATCACAGAAGAAAATAAAAACTCAAAAGAATTAAAACCTAGTAAGAATGCACTACTAGGTAATGTTCTATATAAATTATAGATGTAAGTTGGTCCTTGAACTAGTGTAATAACAATAGTTAACCAACGTGTTATCTGATTAATTTTTTTTCTACCGCTCTCCCCATCATTTTGAAGTTTTTGTAAATACGGAATCGCAATTCCCATTAACTGTACAACAATAGACGCTGAAATATAAGGCATAATACCTAAAGCAAAAACTGAAGCTTTAGAGAATGCACCTCCGGTGAACATGTCTAGAATAGATCCTAAACCATTTTTTGTTTGTCCCGCTAATCCAGTCAATTGCGTTGCATCAATTCCAGGAAGCGTAACGTGTGCTCCAAAACGATATACTAAAAGAAGTCCTAAAGTAATTAAGATTCTATTTTTTAGTTCTTCGATTTTCCAAACATTACTTATTGATTCAATAAATTTCTTCATACAATAGAAAAATTATATTGTTACAGCCTCTCCACCAGCAGCTTCAATAGCAGCTTTTGCAGTAGCAGTAAATTTGTGAGCAGTTACTTTTAATTTTGCTTTCAACTCTCCTCTACCTAAAATCTTAACGATTTCATTTTTGGTAGCTAGACGATTAGCCACATAAACTGTCATATCAACAGAGTCTGTAATAATACCATTGTCTACTAATAATTGAAGCGTATCTAAATTTACACCTTCGTATTCTTTACGGTTGATGTTTGTGAAACCAAACTTAGGTACACGTCTTTGAAGTGGCATTTGCCCTCCTTCAAATCCAATCTTTTTAGAATAACCAGAACGAGATTTTGCTCCTTTGTGACCTCTTGCAGAAGTACCACCTTTTCCTGAACCTTCTCCTCTACCTAATCTTTTATTTTGATTGTGCGTTGACCCTTCAGCTGGTTGTAAGTTACTTAAATTCATAACAGTATTTGTTATTTAGCTTCTTCAACAGAAACTAAGTGTTTAACTTTGTTTATCATCCCAAGGATAGCAGGATTTGAATCATGCTCTACAACTTGTCCCATTTTACGTAGACCTAAAGCTTCCAAACCTCTTTTTTGAGAAAGAGGACAGTTGATTTTGCTTCTTACTTGTTTTACTAATAATTTAGCCATAATTTCCTTGAATTAACCTTTAAAAACTTTTTCTAAAGAAACACCTCTTTGTTTTGCAACAGTATAAGCGCTTCTCATTTGTAATAAAGCATCAAAAGTTGCTTTAACTACGTTATGAGGATTTGATGATCCTTGAGATTTAGATAATACATCGTGAATACCTACTGATTCAAGAACTGAACGAACAGCTCCACCAGCAATAACTCCTGTACCATGAGACGCAGGAATTAAGAATACACGTGCACCACCAAATTTACCTTTTTGTTCGTGAGGAACTGATTGTCCATTCAAAGGAATTTTAACTAAATTTTTCTTAGCATCTTCTACTGCTTTCGCAATTGCTTCAGAAACATCTTTAGATTTTCCTAATCCATGTCCTACAACTCCATTTTCATCACCTACAACTACAATAGCAGAAAAACCGAAAGCTCTACCACCTTTTGTAACTTTAGTAACACGATTAACACTTACCAGACGATCTTTAAGTTCAAGACCACTTGGTTTTACCAATTCTACATTTTTGTATTTAGACATAATATATTAGAATTTAAGTCCAGCCGCTCTTGCGCCTTCTGCTAATGATTTAATACGACCGTGATATAAGTATCCTCCTCTATCGAAAGTTACTGTATCAATCCCAGCTTTTAACGCTTTTTCTGCAACAAGTTTTCCAACTGCGTTTGCAATTTCTACGTTCGTACCTTTACCTATTTCTTTTTCTCTTGAAGATGCAGCAAATAAAGTAACACCGTTTACGTCATCAATAAGTTGTGCGTAAATTTCTTTGTTACTTCTAAATACAGATAGTCTTGGTTTAGCAGCATAACCACTAATCGTTTTTCTAATTCTGAATCTAATTCTCTGTCTTCTATCAGATTTTGTTAATGACATAATCTTATTTTTTAAGCTGATTTACCTGCTTTTCTTCTTAATACTTCACCTACAAATTTAACACCTTTACCTTTATATGGTTCTGGCTTACGGAAACCTCTAATTTTTGCCGCAACCTGACCTAAAAGTTGTTTATCAATTGATGTTAATTTTACGATAGGGTTTTTACCTTTTTCAGATATTGTCTCTAAAACTACTTCAGGAGCAATTTCTAAAACAATATTGTGAGAATATCCAAGAGCTAAATCTAACTTTTGTCCTTGGTTTGAAGCTCTATAACCTACCCCAACCAACTCTAAAGATTTAGTAAACCCTTCATTTACACCAACAATCATATTATTGATTAATGATCTGTAAAGTCCGTGTTTTGCTCTGTGATCTTTGTGATCAGACGATCTTTCTACTAATACTTGATCGCCTTCAACTGTAACAGTTACGTCCGAAAACTCCTGAGTAAGTTGACCATTCTTTCCTTTTACTGTAATAATACCATCTTTAACTTCAACAGTCGTAGCAGCAGGGATTACAATTGGATTTTTACCTATTCTTGACATCTTATATAGTCTTTATAATTAGTATACGTAACAGATTACTTCACCACCTACATTTAATTGCTTAGCTTGTTTTCCTGTCATCAAACCTTTTGATGTAGAAACAATAGCAATTCCTAATCCGTTAAGGATTCTTGGTAAGTTAGCAGCACCTGCATATTTACGCAAACCTGGTTTACTAATTCTTTGGATATCTTTAATTACCG is a genomic window containing:
- a CDS encoding DNA-directed RNA polymerase subunit alpha is translated as MAIFNFQKPDKVIMIDSTDFEGKFEFRPLEPGYGLTVGNALRRVLLSALEGYAITSVRIEGVDHEFSTISGVVEDVTEIILNLKQVRFKRQIEDIDNESVTISVSGKDQLTAGDFQKFISGFQVLNPDLVICNLDSKIKLNFDLTIEKGRGYVPAEENKKQNAAIGTIFTDSIFTPVKNVKYAIENFRVEQKTDYEKLVFEIKTDGSINPKDALTEAAKVLIHHFMLFSDERITLEADEIAQTESYDEESLHMRQLLKTKLVDMDLSVRALNCLKAAEVDTLGDLVSFNKNDLMKFRNFGKKSLTELDELVAVKNLTFGMDLAKYKLDKE
- the rpsD gene encoding 30S ribosomal protein S4 codes for the protein MARYTGPSTRIARKFGEAIFGDDKSFEKRNYPPGQHGMAKKRGKKSEYAVQLMEKQKAKYSYGILEKQFRNLFEKASATKGVTGEVLLQLCEARLDNVVFRMGIAPSRRGARQIVSHRHVTVNGEVVNIPSYHLKPGDKVAVREKSKSLEAIERSLSNSSHVYEWITWNNDLKEGTFVSVPARLQIPENIKEQLIVELYNK
- the rpsK gene encoding 30S ribosomal protein S11 yields the protein MAKATAKKRKVIVESTGEAHISATFNNIIISLTNKKGEVISWSSAGKMGFRGSKKNTPYAAQMAAEDCSKVALEAGLKKVKVYVKGPGNGRESAIRSIHNGGIEVTEIIDVTPMPHNGCRPPKRRRV
- the rpsM gene encoding 30S ribosomal protein S13, with the translated sequence MARIAGVDIPKNKRGVIALTYIFGLGRSRAIEILEKAQVSQDKKVQEWNDDEIGAIREAVSSFKIEGELRSEVSLNIKRLMDIGCYRGIRHRSGLPLRGQRTKNNSRTRKGKRKTVANKKKATK
- the ykgO gene encoding type B 50S ribosomal protein L36 — translated: MKVRASVKKRSPECIIVRRKGRLYVINKKNPRFKQRQG
- the infA gene encoding translation initiation factor IF-1, with translation MAKQSAIEQDGSIIEALSNAMFRVELENGHIVIAHISGKMRMHYIKLLPGDKVKLEMSPYDLSKARITYRY
- the secY gene encoding preprotein translocase subunit SecY translates to MKKFIESISNVWKIEELKNRILITLGLLLVYRFGAHVTLPGIDATQLTGLAGQTKNGLGSILDMFTGGAFSKASVFALGIMPYISASIVVQLMGIAIPYLQKLQNDGESGRKKINQITRWLTIVITLVQGPTYIYNLYRTLPSSAFLLGFNSFEFLFSSVIILVTGTIFAMWLGEKITDKGIGNGISLLIMVGILARFPQAFIQEFTTRVTNNNGGPMLLVIEIIIWLLVIISCVLLIMAVRKIPVQYARRTTSGDYEQDLMGGNRQWIPLKLNASGVMPIIFAQAIMFIPAAVAGLSKSDASQSIVGTFSNMFGFWYNFVFATLIVVFTFFYTAITVPTNKMSDDLKRSGGFIPGVRPGVETSDFLDKVMSLITFPGSLFLALIAVFPAIVVSFMDVQQSWAMFFGGTSLIIMVGVAIDTIQQINSYLLNKHYDGLMKTGKNRKAVA
- the rplO gene encoding 50S ribosomal protein L15, whose product is MNLSNLQPAEGSTHNQNKRLGRGEGSGKGGTSARGHKGAKSRSGYSKKIGFEGGQMPLQRRVPKFGFTNINRKEYEGVNLDTLQLLVDNGIITDSVDMTVYVANRLATKNEIVKILGRGELKAKLKVTAHKFTATAKAAIEAAGGEAVTI
- the rpmD gene encoding 50S ribosomal protein L30; the protein is MAKLLVKQVRSKINCPLSQKRGLEALGLRKMGQVVEHDSNPAILGMINKVKHLVSVEEAK
- the rpsE gene encoding 30S ribosomal protein S5 codes for the protein MMSKYKNVELVKPSGLELKDRLVSVNRVTKVTKGGRAFGFSAIVVVGDENGVVGHGLGKSKDVSEAIAKAVEDAKKNLVKIPLNGQSVPHEQKGKFGGARVFLIPASHGTGVIAGGAVRSVLESVGIHDVLSKSQGSSNPHNVVKATFDALLQMRSAYTVAKQRGVSLEKVFKG
- the rplR gene encoding 50S ribosomal protein L18, which encodes MSLTKSDRRQRIRFRIRKTISGYAAKPRLSVFRSNKEIYAQLIDDVNGVTLFAASSREKEIGKGTNVEIANAVGKLVAEKALKAGIDTVTFDRGGYLYHGRIKSLAEGARAAGLKF
- the rplF gene encoding 50S ribosomal protein L6 gives rise to the protein MSRIGKNPIVIPAATTVEVKDGIITVKGKNGQLTQEFSDVTVTVEGDQVLVERSSDHKDHRAKHGLYRSLINNMIVGVNEGFTKSLELVGVGYRASNQGQKLDLALGYSHNIVLEIAPEVVLETISEKGKNPIVKLTSIDKQLLGQVAAKIRGFRKPEPYKGKGVKFVGEVLRRKAGKSA